The following are encoded together in the Streptomyces flavofungini genome:
- a CDS encoding polysaccharide lyase 8 family protein encodes MPTPWPRRAFLLATGTSALSLAAPATPPAAAGGTANTTADTDAFAALRAKWRTLILGEGFSPTAEPFQSRLAHLGTSARQLRDTMAPAAGSLWPDASYADPEPDTDQESFGYSANLVTSCTRLATMAQAYSQQGTGLTGAATLRTAIVTGLDHLYAQVYNERQARFGNWWSWQIGAPQALLDTCVLMDDALSADRIARYCAAVDHFVPDSAVERYTGTSTGANRVDLCRVLALRGVLGANEAKVALARDALSPVFPYVTSGDGLYADGSFIQHTTVPYTGSYGSVLLGGLGLLFALLDGSAWEVTDGGRQIVFDAVEKAWAPFLYNGLVMDCVAGRAISRGIAASDAKKVQADDHLRGHPILASIALLGQGASATENARWRGLVKGWMRRDYYSPPLSDPQLSLAHLARLKAVQDDAAVTPVPEPTGHRLFTNMARATHRRPGWAASLSMADARITYYETGNGENLRGWHTGSGMLAWWGDTYANGQYSDAFWPTVDPYRLPGITASRKALADGAGGDWGAARPDVSWVGGTTDGRRAVLGQHLKGLQSTLSARKAWFCLDDAIVCLGAGISCADGAVVESTVENRNLGPTGSAPFRADGVTKPSTPWSETLSGARWAHIGGHGGYVFPGGATVRARRERRTGKWSDINKGGATTPLTRTYLTLHVDHGTDPTDATYAYVLLPGASAARTAERAAATGWLRILANSGDRQGISVPSLGFTGAAFWSGGTAGALTASAACAVQVTERPDGTAVVCVSDPTRAARAGLTVTWDRPVASVTAKPATVTSAATGAALKLTFADLGPTKGATQKITVRLG; translated from the coding sequence ATGCCCACTCCTTGGCCCCGCCGCGCCTTCCTCCTGGCCACCGGCACCTCGGCGCTCTCCCTCGCCGCACCCGCCACGCCCCCCGCGGCCGCCGGTGGCACCGCGAACACCACCGCCGACACCGACGCGTTCGCCGCCCTGCGCGCCAAGTGGCGCACCCTGATCCTCGGCGAGGGATTCAGCCCGACCGCCGAGCCGTTCCAGAGCCGCCTGGCCCACCTCGGCACCTCTGCACGGCAGTTGCGGGACACGATGGCTCCGGCGGCGGGCTCACTGTGGCCCGACGCCTCGTACGCCGACCCCGAACCGGACACCGACCAGGAGTCGTTCGGCTACTCCGCGAACCTCGTCACCAGTTGCACGCGGCTCGCCACCATGGCCCAGGCGTACAGCCAGCAGGGCACGGGACTCACCGGGGCCGCCACGCTCAGGACGGCGATCGTGACCGGCCTCGACCACCTCTACGCACAGGTCTACAACGAGCGGCAGGCGCGCTTCGGCAACTGGTGGAGCTGGCAGATCGGCGCCCCGCAGGCGCTGCTCGACACCTGTGTCCTCATGGACGACGCGCTCTCCGCCGACCGGATCGCCCGCTACTGCGCGGCCGTCGACCACTTCGTCCCCGACTCCGCCGTCGAGCGGTACACCGGCACCAGCACCGGAGCCAACCGCGTGGACCTGTGCCGGGTCCTCGCGCTGCGCGGTGTCCTCGGCGCGAACGAGGCGAAGGTCGCGCTCGCCCGGGACGCCCTCTCCCCCGTCTTCCCGTACGTCACCAGCGGCGACGGCCTGTACGCGGACGGCTCGTTCATCCAGCACACCACCGTGCCGTACACCGGCTCGTACGGGTCCGTGCTGCTCGGCGGGCTCGGTCTGCTGTTCGCGCTGCTCGACGGGTCGGCGTGGGAGGTGACGGACGGCGGCAGGCAGATCGTCTTCGACGCCGTGGAGAAGGCGTGGGCGCCGTTCCTCTACAACGGCCTGGTCATGGACTGCGTCGCGGGCCGCGCCATCAGCCGCGGCATCGCCGCCTCCGACGCGAAGAAGGTGCAGGCCGACGACCATCTGCGCGGCCACCCGATCCTGGCGTCGATCGCGCTGCTCGGCCAGGGCGCCTCCGCGACCGAGAACGCCCGCTGGCGGGGCCTGGTGAAGGGCTGGATGCGCCGCGACTACTACAGCCCGCCGCTCAGCGACCCCCAGTTGAGCCTCGCCCACCTGGCCCGGCTCAAGGCCGTCCAGGACGACGCCGCCGTCACGCCCGTGCCCGAGCCGACCGGGCACCGCCTGTTCACCAACATGGCGCGGGCCACGCACCGCCGCCCCGGCTGGGCCGCCTCCCTCAGCATGGCGGACGCCCGCATCACGTACTACGAGACCGGCAACGGCGAGAACCTGCGCGGCTGGCACACCGGCTCGGGCATGCTCGCCTGGTGGGGCGACACTTACGCCAACGGCCAGTACAGCGACGCCTTCTGGCCCACGGTCGACCCCTACCGGCTGCCCGGCATCACCGCGTCCCGCAAGGCACTCGCCGACGGGGCGGGCGGCGACTGGGGCGCGGCGCGACCGGACGTGAGCTGGGTCGGCGGCACCACTGACGGCCGACGGGCGGTCCTCGGGCAGCACTTGAAGGGGCTGCAGAGCACCTTGTCGGCCCGCAAGGCGTGGTTCTGCCTGGACGACGCGATCGTGTGCCTGGGCGCGGGCATCAGCTGCGCGGACGGCGCGGTCGTGGAGTCCACCGTGGAGAACCGCAACCTCGGCCCCACCGGGAGCGCCCCGTTCCGGGCCGACGGGGTCACCAAACCCAGCACTCCCTGGTCGGAGACCCTCAGCGGCGCCAGGTGGGCGCACATCGGCGGCCACGGCGGCTACGTCTTCCCCGGCGGCGCCACCGTCCGGGCCCGCCGCGAGCGGCGCACCGGCAAGTGGAGCGACATCAACAAGGGCGGCGCCACGACCCCGTTGACCCGCACCTACCTCACGCTGCACGTCGACCACGGCACCGACCCGACGGACGCGACGTACGCGTACGTCCTGCTGCCCGGCGCGAGCGCGGCCCGCACGGCCGAGCGGGCGGCGGCCACCGGCTGGCTGCGGATCCTCGCCAACTCCGGGGACCGGCAGGGCATCAGCGTGCCCTCGCTCGGCTTCACCGGGGCGGCCTTCTGGTCGGGCGGCACGGCCGGGGCGCTCACCGCGAGCGCCGCCTGCGCGGTGCAGGTCACCGAGCGGCCCGACGGGACGGCGGTGGTCTGCGTCAGCGACCCGACGCGGGCGGCACGCGCGGGCCTCACGGTCACGTGGGACCGGCCGGTCGCCTCGGTCACCGCGAAGCCGGCCACCGTCACGTCGGCGGCCACGGGCGCGGCCCTGAAGCTCACGTTCGCCGACCTCGGCCCCACGAAGGGCGCCACGCAGAAGATCACCGTGCGCCTCGGGTGA
- a CDS encoding slipin family protein, whose protein sequence is MVQELLAAGVVTLSAGLVYVASAARVVKQYERGVVFRLGRLSGPPRPPGFTMIVPVVDRMRKVNMQIVTMPVPAQEGITRDNVTVRVDAVVYFKVVDASHAIVRVEDYRFAVSQMAQTSLRSIIGKSDLDDLLSNREKLNQGLELMLDSPAIGWGVQIDRVEIKDVSLPETMKRSMARQAEADRERRARVINADAELQASKKLAEAASEMSEQPAALQLRLLQTVVAVAAEKNSTLVLPFPVELLRFLERAANQQPQAPGTPPPASAAPGPATGIPADAAPREVTAPTVESIPRTANGTAPPVDAEAAP, encoded by the coding sequence ATGGTGCAGGAACTCCTCGCGGCCGGCGTGGTGACCCTCTCCGCCGGTCTCGTGTACGTGGCGTCGGCGGCCCGCGTCGTCAAGCAGTACGAACGCGGTGTCGTGTTCCGGCTGGGGCGGCTGTCCGGGCCGCCGCGCCCGCCCGGGTTCACCATGATCGTGCCGGTCGTCGACCGGATGCGTAAGGTCAACATGCAGATCGTGACGATGCCGGTGCCCGCGCAGGAGGGCATCACGCGCGACAACGTCACGGTGCGCGTCGACGCCGTCGTGTACTTCAAGGTGGTCGACGCCTCGCACGCGATCGTGCGGGTCGAGGACTACCGCTTCGCGGTCTCGCAGATGGCGCAGACGTCCCTGCGGTCCATCATCGGAAAGAGCGATCTGGACGATCTGCTGTCCAACCGCGAGAAGCTCAACCAGGGCCTGGAGCTGATGCTCGACAGCCCGGCGATCGGCTGGGGCGTGCAGATCGACCGCGTGGAGATCAAGGACGTGTCCCTGCCGGAGACGATGAAGCGGTCGATGGCCCGGCAGGCCGAGGCCGACCGGGAGCGGCGCGCCCGCGTCATCAACGCCGACGCCGAACTGCAGGCCTCCAAGAAGCTCGCCGAGGCCGCCAGTGAGATGTCCGAGCAGCCCGCCGCGCTGCAACTGCGGCTCCTGCAGACCGTCGTGGCCGTCGCCGCCGAGAAGAACTCGACCCTGGTCCTGCCCTTCCCCGTCGAACTCCTCCGCTTCCTGGAACGGGCCGCGAACCAGCAGCCGCAGGCTCCGGGGACACCCCCGCCCGCGAGCGCGGCACCGGGGCCCGCGACCGGGATTCCGGCCGACGCGGCGCCGCGTGAAGTCACCGCACCCACGGTGGAGTCGATCCCGCGGACCGCCAACGGCACGGCCCCGCCCGTGGACGCCGAGGCGGCGCCCTGA
- a CDS encoding GlxA family transcriptional regulator has protein sequence MHTVAFLALDDVIPSDLAMPLDVFSRTRLPDGRQAYRVRVCAAEPEVDAGAFSLRAHHDLSGLADADTIVVPGTHDPSAPVPEKTLAALREARDAGTRIASVCVGTFVLAQAGLLDGLRATTHWFAADRLAAAFPDIDVDPDVLYVDNGQILTSAGAAAGMDLSLHMVRRDYGSAVAADAARLSVMALEREGGQAQFIVNQPPATPRGRALEPLLRWLDENAARDLTLDDIAAHAGLSSRTLLRRFREQTGTTPLQWLHRARVRQAQHLLETTEHPVERIAAQVGFGSPTAFRDRFKRVAGVSPQAYRRAFSSTPR, from the coding sequence ATGCACACCGTCGCCTTCCTCGCCCTCGATGACGTCATCCCCTCCGACCTGGCGATGCCCCTGGACGTGTTCAGCCGGACCCGGCTGCCCGATGGGCGGCAGGCCTACCGGGTGCGGGTGTGCGCGGCCGAGCCGGAGGTCGACGCGGGCGCGTTCTCGCTGCGGGCGCACCACGACCTGAGCGGCCTCGCGGACGCGGACACCATCGTCGTACCGGGCACGCACGACCCGTCCGCGCCGGTTCCGGAGAAGACCCTGGCGGCGCTGCGCGAGGCGCGCGACGCGGGCACCCGGATCGCGTCCGTCTGCGTGGGCACGTTCGTCCTCGCGCAGGCGGGGCTGCTCGACGGACTGCGGGCCACCACCCACTGGTTCGCGGCGGACCGACTCGCCGCCGCCTTCCCGGACATCGACGTCGACCCGGACGTGCTGTACGTCGACAACGGCCAGATCCTCACGTCCGCGGGCGCGGCCGCCGGGATGGACCTGAGCCTGCACATGGTGCGCCGCGACTACGGCTCCGCGGTCGCCGCGGACGCCGCGCGCCTCTCGGTGATGGCGCTCGAACGGGAGGGCGGCCAGGCCCAGTTCATCGTCAACCAGCCCCCGGCGACACCCCGCGGCCGCGCCCTCGAACCACTGCTGCGCTGGCTGGACGAGAACGCGGCACGCGACCTCACCCTGGACGACATCGCCGCGCACGCGGGCCTGAGCAGCCGCACGCTGCTGCGCCGGTTCCGCGAACAGACCGGCACGACGCCGCTGCAGTGGCTGCACCGGGCGCGGGTCCGCCAGGCCCAGCACCTCCTGGAGACCACGGAGCACCCGGTGGAGCGGATCGCCGCGCAGGTCGGTTTCGGCTCACCGACCGCGTTCCGCGACCGCTTCAAGCGGGTCGCGGGGGTCAGCCCGCAGGCCTACCGGCGGGCGTTCAGCAGCACGCCCCGCTGA
- a CDS encoding class I SAM-dependent methyltransferase, which yields MFTSQGPSLRELAVQALSSTEHGYDLLAPKFDHTPFRTPERILDACAEALRPLGPFAAGLDVCCGTGAGVELLRPLCREHVTGVDFSAGMLARARAALGAQDEPGATGPGVHWVRADARALPFVEGFDVAVSFGAFGHFLPVERPGLFAQVHRALRPGGLFAFPIGAPQPLTSPWYWGMLGFDLAMRARNALRQPPFVMYYRTFPLPGVRADLEGAGFTVGLRPLEEFGRRDDGSPRWRMVVARKAA from the coding sequence GTGTTCACCTCCCAGGGCCCCTCGCTGCGCGAACTGGCCGTCCAGGCGCTGTCCTCCACCGAGCACGGCTACGACCTGCTGGCTCCCAAGTTCGATCACACGCCCTTCCGTACGCCCGAGCGCATCCTCGACGCGTGTGCCGAGGCGCTGCGTCCGCTCGGCCCGTTCGCCGCGGGACTCGACGTGTGCTGCGGCACCGGGGCCGGGGTGGAGCTCCTGCGGCCGCTGTGCAGGGAGCACGTGACCGGGGTCGACTTCAGCGCCGGGATGCTGGCGCGGGCGCGTGCCGCGCTCGGCGCGCAGGACGAGCCGGGCGCCACCGGTCCCGGGGTGCACTGGGTGCGGGCCGACGCCCGCGCGCTGCCCTTCGTCGAAGGGTTCGACGTGGCCGTGAGCTTCGGGGCGTTCGGGCACTTCCTGCCCGTCGAGCGCCCGGGGCTGTTCGCCCAGGTGCACCGGGCGCTGCGCCCCGGCGGCCTGTTCGCTTTCCCCATCGGCGCGCCACAGCCACTCACGTCACCATGGTACTGGGGCATGCTCGGCTTCGACCTGGCGATGCGGGCCCGCAACGCGCTGCGGCAGCCGCCCTTCGTCATGTACTACCGCACGTTCCCGCTGCCGGGGGTGCGGGCCGACCTGGAGGGCGCCGGGTTCACGGTGGGACTGCGGCCGCTGGAGGAGTTCGGCCGCAGGGACGACGGGAGCCCGCGCTGGCGGATGGTGGTGGCGCGCAAGGCGGCGTGA